From Halodesulfovibrio aestuarii DSM 17919 = ATCC 29578, one genomic window encodes:
- a CDS encoding P-loop NTPase, translated as MSTDCSSGNCSSGSCGGAPTELDAGEARMKRTISRIKHKIVVMSGKGGVGKSTVATNIAIGLSLAGKKVGLLDVDVHGPSVPRLLSMRDSKVHIEESFIEPVAWSKNLSVMSLGFLLPNSYQPVVWRGPVKMGFIKQLLSDVVWGDLDYMVVDCPPGTGDEPLSVMQLLGNDAQAVIVTTPQGVAIDDVRRSVTFVGDVGNQVLGIVENMSGIVCSQCGNVENIFGKGGGKDLAKEVGVRFLGDIPLDPEVVRSGDEGYAFLSVQQESPTAQAIQKIIKPILMLDNGAEPATKLHPILPPHKGTIKIALPVTKGTLSPSMHLAEQYVIAVADAENKKILSTETVDAPAFEATTAASFLERLDAGYVLAKDVPQDACDALKEKHISLVKGITVNAPVAVVTDFIEGKLLAAG; from the coding sequence ATGAGTACAGACTGCAGCAGTGGTAACTGTTCTTCCGGTTCCTGCGGCGGAGCACCTACTGAGTTAGATGCTGGCGAAGCACGGATGAAACGCACCATCAGCCGTATTAAACATAAAATTGTTGTTATGTCCGGTAAGGGTGGCGTTGGTAAAAGTACCGTTGCAACCAATATTGCTATCGGCCTTTCCCTTGCTGGTAAAAAAGTCGGTCTGCTTGACGTGGACGTACACGGCCCAAGTGTTCCCCGTCTGTTAAGCATGCGCGATTCCAAAGTACATATCGAAGAGTCTTTCATTGAGCCGGTAGCATGGAGCAAAAACCTCTCCGTTATGTCTCTGGGCTTCCTGCTGCCTAACTCCTATCAGCCAGTTGTATGGCGTGGTCCTGTTAAAATGGGCTTCATCAAGCAGCTTCTTTCCGATGTTGTCTGGGGCGACCTTGACTACATGGTTGTAGACTGCCCTCCGGGTACCGGTGACGAACCACTCTCCGTCATGCAGCTTCTGGGTAATGATGCACAGGCTGTTATCGTAACCACACCACAAGGGGTGGCTATTGATGACGTACGCCGCTCCGTTACCTTTGTTGGTGACGTTGGCAATCAGGTTCTCGGTATCGTAGAAAACATGAGCGGTATTGTGTGCTCACAGTGCGGCAATGTTGAAAATATTTTCGGTAAAGGTGGCGGTAAAGACCTTGCCAAAGAAGTTGGAGTTCGTTTCCTCGGTGATATTCCGCTTGATCCGGAAGTCGTTCGCTCCGGCGATGAAGGCTACGCATTCCTTTCTGTGCAGCAGGAAAGCCCTACGGCTCAGGCCATCCAGAAAATAATCAAGCCGATCCTGATGCTTGATAACGGTGCAGAGCCAGCTACTAAACTGCATCCTATTCTTCCGCCCCATAAAGGCACTATCAAAATCGCGTTGCCTGTTACCAAAGGCACCCTGTCCCCATCGATGCACTTGGCAGAACAGTATGTCATTGCAGTAGCAGATGCGGAAAATAAAAAGATTCTTTCGACTGAAACCGTTGACGCTCCGGCATTCGAAGCAACAACGGCAGCGTCTTTCCTCGAACGCCTTGATGCTGGATATGTTCTGGCTAAAGACGTACCGCAGGACGCATGCGACGCCTTGAAAGAAAAACACATTTCTCTTGTGAAAGGCATTACTGTAAATGCACCTGTTGCAGTCGTGACAGACTTTATTGAAGGGAAACTGCTTGCAGCAGGCTAA
- a CDS encoding 4-hydroxybenzoate octaprenyltransferase, whose amino-acid sequence MSSASTPLAKFGAVCRMIKIEHSVFALPFAYLGQFIAAGGLPPLKPFLLLTVAMVAVRSVAMAFNRVIDLPFDAKNPRTQQRPLVTGEISPMQTWAFVAVMAAIFVIACFFINELSFMLSPVALFVAAFYSLLKRFTWLCHFWLGAVLALSPLAGWISVDPQFTVSAVLFAWGILFWVAGFDIIYSCQDAEYDRTVGLNSVPAHFGLTSALVISSFCHVVTSIMFLMGGWAAGLAWPYFAVWAVVSGILYWEHSIISADDMSRVNMAFFTMNGFISVMVFAGALAGIFM is encoded by the coding sequence ATGAGTTCGGCTTCAACTCCTCTTGCTAAATTCGGCGCTGTCTGCCGAATGATTAAAATTGAACACTCGGTATTTGCTCTTCCTTTTGCATATCTTGGACAATTTATCGCAGCCGGTGGTTTGCCGCCGCTAAAACCTTTTTTATTGCTGACAGTCGCTATGGTGGCTGTTCGTTCTGTTGCAATGGCCTTCAACAGGGTGATTGATCTGCCTTTTGATGCAAAAAACCCTCGTACGCAGCAGCGTCCCCTCGTAACTGGTGAAATTTCGCCAATGCAGACATGGGCCTTTGTAGCTGTTATGGCCGCAATTTTTGTGATTGCGTGTTTTTTCATAAACGAATTAAGCTTCATGCTTTCGCCTGTCGCATTATTTGTCGCGGCATTTTACAGTTTGCTCAAACGCTTTACATGGCTTTGCCACTTCTGGCTCGGGGCTGTTCTTGCCCTGTCTCCACTTGCTGGTTGGATCAGTGTTGATCCTCAGTTCACAGTGTCTGCCGTACTGTTCGCATGGGGCATATTATTCTGGGTTGCAGGGTTCGATATTATCTATTCCTGTCAGGATGCAGAATATGACCGTACTGTTGGCTTGAATTCAGTTCCAGCCCATTTTGGCCTTACGTCCGCTCTTGTTATTTCATCGTTTTGCCACGTGGTGACTTCTATAATGTTTCTTATGGGAGGCTGGGCTGCAGGACTCGCATGGCCGTATTTTGCGGTGTGGGCCGTTGTTTCCGGTATCCTCTATTGGGAGCACTCTATCATTAGCGCAGATGATATGAGCCGTGTTAACATGGCATTCTTTACCATGAACGGATTTATTTCTGTAATGGTGTTTGCGGGTGCTCTCGCTGGAATTTTTATGTAA
- a CDS encoding HD domain-containing phosphohydrolase — MVFQHECQGPGLAYTEDNNFKVRLFDLVNALARSLDMVSHTLAGHHTNVGFFAARIAECYGLSSFERRNVVFAAMLHDIGAVSLYPAVDSLLFEDDTIKHSIAGSVIISSSKKLQDVSKLVEYHHTPWEELRGENKRYEISNIINLADFIDVNTRRDRPARLQVPLLIELCRKHSGRLFNPDYIEALREAESKRDYYHRLYSERTEKKLRLSTQFESDMLDAEGVLDFTGLFAKVIDFRSRFTATHSQGVAITSSVLGRWLGFNEVEQALFQIAGRLHDIGKLAVPTTLLEKNDKLTSSEFSAIQRHAVYTEHILSGVPGLEVIRDWACQHHERIDGTGYPKGIAGKEISLGSRILQVADVFTAITEDRPYRRGMDFKQTTKVLRQLGDSNKLDPIVVEVLIERYDEINDLRCKGQTLALEHFSNYSKVLYNKYGIVSKDIS, encoded by the coding sequence GTGGTATTTCAGCACGAGTGTCAGGGGCCGGGGCTTGCTTACACTGAAGATAATAATTTTAAGGTTCGTTTATTTGACCTTGTCAATGCGCTCGCTCGTTCATTGGATATGGTTTCGCACACTCTTGCGGGGCATCATACCAATGTTGGTTTTTTTGCAGCGCGTATAGCTGAGTGCTATGGGTTAAGCAGTTTTGAACGACGCAATGTTGTTTTTGCAGCCATGCTGCATGACATAGGCGCTGTCTCTTTGTATCCTGCGGTGGATTCCCTTTTGTTCGAGGATGATACAATAAAGCATTCAATTGCTGGATCGGTGATTATCAGTTCGTCAAAAAAGTTGCAGGATGTTTCCAAGCTTGTGGAGTACCACCACACTCCGTGGGAAGAATTGCGAGGAGAAAATAAGCGTTATGAAATCAGTAACATCATTAATCTTGCTGATTTTATTGATGTTAATACCCGTAGAGACCGTCCTGCAAGACTCCAGGTTCCTCTTTTAATTGAATTATGCCGTAAGCATTCCGGTAGATTATTTAATCCTGACTATATCGAAGCTTTGCGTGAAGCAGAGTCAAAGCGTGATTATTATCACCGGTTGTACTCTGAACGTACTGAAAAAAAACTCAGACTTTCTACACAATTCGAATCTGATATGCTTGATGCTGAAGGCGTCTTGGATTTTACTGGCTTGTTTGCAAAAGTTATTGATTTTCGTAGCCGGTTTACCGCAACCCATTCACAGGGGGTTGCCATAACATCCAGTGTGTTAGGGCGTTGGCTAGGTTTCAATGAGGTCGAGCAAGCCCTTTTTCAGATTGCAGGGCGCTTGCATGATATCGGAAAGCTTGCCGTACCCACAACTCTTCTGGAAAAAAATGACAAATTAACCTCAAGTGAATTTTCCGCCATTCAGCGTCACGCAGTGTATACAGAGCATATACTTTCCGGTGTACCGGGGCTGGAAGTTATTCGAGACTGGGCATGTCAGCATCACGAGCGTATAGACGGAACAGGCTATCCAAAAGGGATTGCGGGTAAAGAAATTTCTTTGGGTTCTCGAATTCTTCAAGTTGCAGATGTCTTCACTGCTATTACTGAGGATCGTCCGTACCGTAGAGGGATGGATTTTAAGCAGACAACCAAGGTCTTGCGGCAGCTTGGTGATTCAAACAAGCTCGACCCTATTGTTGTTGAAGTGCTTATTGAGCGGTACGATGAAATTAACGATCTGCGTTGTAAGGGACAGACTCTGGCTCTTGAACATTTTTCTAACTATTCAAAAGTGCTGTATAATAAATACGGTATTGTCTCTAAGGATATTTCATGA
- a CDS encoding MogA/MoaB family molybdenum cofactor biosynthesis protein, which produces MNRYSLTALRGIAQDNIVFIGRSGEDVDLAATINTSLAPAYFPVGTEFSIIEDGCDQPCCTVIQNGYFPSHNGMHSVEGMWVKILRGLDAGTSCTVTPSKRGLSLAWVTLSDKGARNQREDKSGPLIETLVREKYELAYARGYIIPDEELQLRQLLVNLALLQKFDLILTTGGTGVAPRDVTPEATVKVIDRRLRGVEQAMMAASLKKTPHAVVSRAIAGTLGTSLIVNMPGSTKAVTENLEAVLPAFEHTIAKLQGDPADCGN; this is translated from the coding sequence ATGAATAGATATTCACTTACAGCATTACGAGGGATTGCTCAGGATAACATCGTTTTCATCGGTCGCTCTGGTGAAGATGTTGATCTGGCAGCGACTATCAATACTTCGCTGGCTCCTGCTTACTTTCCTGTCGGAACTGAATTTTCGATCATTGAAGACGGTTGTGATCAACCGTGCTGCACTGTTATTCAAAACGGATACTTTCCGTCCCATAACGGTATGCACTCTGTCGAAGGTATGTGGGTAAAAATACTCCGTGGACTTGATGCGGGAACGTCTTGCACTGTGACGCCTTCTAAACGGGGGTTAAGTCTTGCATGGGTGACTCTTTCCGATAAGGGTGCTCGAAATCAGCGTGAAGATAAAAGTGGCCCTTTGATTGAAACTTTAGTTCGGGAAAAATACGAACTTGCGTATGCGCGCGGGTATATTATTCCTGATGAAGAGTTACAGTTGCGCCAGTTGCTTGTGAATCTGGCCTTGCTTCAGAAGTTTGATTTGATTTTAACAACAGGTGGTACCGGAGTTGCGCCTCGCGATGTTACTCCGGAAGCAACTGTTAAGGTCATTGATCGTCGCCTTCGTGGCGTAGAGCAAGCGATGATGGCTGCGAGTCTTAAAAAAACGCCTCATGCTGTTGTGTCCCGCGCGATCGCGGGAACTCTTGGAACGTCTCTTATTGTTAATATGCCTGGCAGTACAAAGGCTGTTACAGAAAATTTAGAAGCGGTTCTTCCTGCTTTTGAGCATACCATTGCTAAACTTCAGGGTGACCCTGCTGATTGCGGGAATTAG
- a CDS encoding amino acid ABC transporter ATP-binding protein, translating to MICAKNVNKYFYIPEELHALKDVSLEVAAGEVLVIIGPSGSGKSTFLRCLNRLEFANSGSITIEGTEVLDPNCDINEVRAEVGMVFQSFNLFPHMSVLDNITMAQMTVRKRSKKDAEKKGMELLEKVGLAHKYNVYPDQLSGGQQQRIAIARALAMDPKVLLFDEPTSALDPEMVGEVLDVMKNLAKEGMTMVVVTHEMGFAREVADRVVFMDGGQLVEQGTPEHFFTSPEHDRTKLFLSQIL from the coding sequence ATGATTTGCGCGAAGAATGTTAATAAATATTTTTATATTCCAGAAGAACTGCATGCCCTTAAAGATGTTTCATTGGAAGTGGCTGCAGGTGAAGTACTGGTTATTATCGGGCCTTCCGGTTCCGGTAAGTCAACCTTTCTGCGCTGTTTGAACCGTCTGGAATTTGCCAATAGCGGTTCTATTACCATTGAAGGCACCGAGGTGCTTGATCCTAACTGCGATATCAACGAAGTTCGTGCAGAAGTTGGTATGGTATTTCAGTCCTTCAACCTTTTTCCCCATATGAGCGTGCTCGATAATATTACTATGGCGCAGATGACTGTGCGCAAGCGCTCTAAGAAGGATGCAGAGAAAAAAGGCATGGAACTGCTTGAAAAAGTTGGTCTTGCACATAAATATAATGTGTATCCGGATCAGCTTTCCGGTGGGCAGCAGCAGCGTATTGCTATTGCACGTGCTTTAGCAATGGATCCTAAGGTGCTGTTGTTTGATGAACCTACCTCTGCACTTGATCCGGAGATGGTTGGCGAGGTTCTTGATGTTATGAAGAATCTGGCAAAAGAAGGTATGACAATGGTTGTTGTAACCCACGAAATGGGGTTTGCCCGTGAAGTTGCAGATCGTGTCGTATTTATGGATGGTGGTCAGCTCGTAGAGCAGGGGACACCGGAACACTTCTTCACCAGTCCTGAGCATGACCGTACAAAATTATTCCTGAGTCAGATTTTGTAG
- a CDS encoding amino acid ABC transporter permease codes for MMNYTGLDRPKKPGYFLFWKAMFVAICLFGIGFIYAAADFVDYNWRWEQVPQYFWLDKSLDVRSEVEGDLTKIEKTATGYTLVIQDGSYEEMVKLPSDANIFMVEGDYVYMGDTLAEYRVSKPGILLEATYVTLKVSLLAIVLGIVVGILSGLMRISENPCLRWLSITYVELIRGSPLLVQIFLWYFVAGSLINALLSKIGLSAIPALWYGVFALAIFTGAYVAEIVRAGVQSVHRGQSEAARALGLSGSQAMRKVILPQAFRRILPPLAGQFISLIKDSSLLGVIAVRELTKATREVISSSLMSYELWIACTIMYLVLTFALSVAVQYLERRAVR; via the coding sequence ATGATGAATTACACGGGACTCGACCGTCCTAAGAAGCCGGGGTATTTCCTGTTTTGGAAAGCCATGTTTGTGGCAATTTGCCTGTTTGGTATCGGCTTTATTTACGCTGCTGCAGATTTTGTAGACTACAACTGGCGCTGGGAACAGGTGCCTCAGTATTTCTGGCTTGATAAATCTCTTGATGTTCGCTCTGAAGTTGAAGGTGATTTAACCAAAATTGAAAAGACTGCCACAGGGTACACTCTTGTTATTCAAGATGGTAGTTATGAAGAAATGGTTAAGCTGCCTTCAGATGCTAATATTTTTATGGTCGAAGGGGACTATGTCTACATGGGCGATACTCTTGCAGAGTATCGTGTAAGTAAGCCGGGTATTTTACTCGAAGCAACATATGTAACACTGAAAGTCTCCTTGCTTGCGATTGTCCTCGGCATTGTCGTAGGTATTCTTAGCGGCCTGATGCGAATTTCGGAAAATCCTTGTCTGCGTTGGCTTTCCATCACGTACGTTGAACTTATTCGTGGCTCTCCACTGCTTGTTCAGATTTTTCTTTGGTACTTTGTTGCCGGGTCTCTTATTAACGCCCTGCTTAGTAAGATCGGCCTGAGTGCAATTCCTGCTTTATGGTATGGTGTGTTTGCGCTGGCTATTTTTACCGGTGCATACGTTGCAGAGATTGTTCGTGCAGGTGTACAGTCTGTACATAGAGGGCAGAGTGAAGCCGCGCGAGCCTTGGGCTTAAGCGGTTCACAGGCAATGCGCAAAGTAATTCTTCCTCAGGCATTCCGTCGTATTCTTCCTCCGCTTGCGGGGCAGTTTATCAGTCTTATTAAAGATTCCTCACTGCTTGGCGTAATTGCTGTGCGCGAACTCACTAAAGCTACCCGTGAGGTTATCAGTTCGTCCCTTATGTCATATGAACTGTGGATTGCCTGTACCATTATGTACCTTGTACTTACCTTTGCCCTTTCTGTGGCGGTTCAGTACCTTGAAAGGAGAGCGGTGCGATGA